One part of the Parabacteroides distasonis ATCC 8503 genome encodes these proteins:
- the ruvA gene encoding Holliday junction branch migration protein RuvA — translation MIEYIKGEIVELTPTRMILECGGIGYELNISLNTYSAFGNKTTGKIYIYEVIREDAHLLFGFAEKIERELFLLLTSVSGVGPNTARMILSSLPPSELVQVIGSKNEAALTAVKGIGLKTAQRILVDLKNKVKPMESMAGNLPEASVSNGAVTEEAVAALVMLGFQKAASQKAVSAILKGSPTLAVEQVIKTALRML, via the coding sequence ATGATAGAATATATAAAGGGTGAAATCGTGGAACTTACACCTACACGTATGATTTTGGAGTGTGGTGGTATAGGCTACGAGCTGAATATATCCTTGAATACATATAGTGCGTTTGGGAACAAGACTACCGGAAAAATATATATATATGAGGTAATCCGGGAAGATGCTCATTTACTATTTGGCTTTGCCGAGAAAATCGAAAGGGAGTTGTTCCTTTTGCTTACTTCCGTTTCTGGAGTGGGACCGAATACCGCACGCATGATCCTTTCTTCTCTACCGCCATCCGAATTGGTTCAAGTGATCGGTTCGAAGAATGAGGCCGCATTGACTGCCGTGAAAGGGATTGGTTTGAAGACGGCCCAGCGTATCTTGGTAGATTTGAAAAATAAGGTGAAACCTATGGAGAGTATGGCCGGAAACTTGCCGGAGGCATCAGTCTCTAATGGAGCGGTAACCGAGGAGGCCGTAGCCGCATTGGTTATGTTAGGTTTCCAGAAAGCGGCTTCGCAAAAAGCGGTATCCGCTATTTTGAAAGGCTCGCCCACTTTAGCTGTGGAACAAGTAATTAAAACTGCGCTTAGAATGCTTTGA
- a CDS encoding SMP-30/gluconolactonase/LRE family protein — MKSIQVIASLLCGILYCGISLNAQNVLKATGWMPEHTFTSGIEGPAVDSEGNLYAVNYKKEGTIGIVRPDGSHGCFLVLPEGSTGNSIRFGKDGNMYVADYTGHNILKVDMKSKKISVFAHEPKMNQPNDIVFASNGNIYASDPDWPNQKGQLWLITPDAKVSLLETNMGTTNGIAVSEDGKRLYINESAQLKVWVYDICPDGTLRNKRLFHTFEGYGMDGMKCDEKGNLYICRYDKGTIALLNPQGDLVEEIQLTGKQPSNLTFGGPDHRQCYVTLQDRGCFETFKVPYPGKEW, encoded by the coding sequence ATGAAAAGTATACAGGTCATTGCTAGTCTGCTGTGTGGTATTCTGTATTGTGGGATTTCTTTAAATGCCCAGAATGTATTGAAAGCAACAGGTTGGATGCCAGAGCACACATTTACTTCCGGAATAGAAGGTCCGGCTGTAGATAGCGAAGGAAATTTATATGCCGTAAATTATAAGAAAGAAGGGACGATCGGTATTGTACGCCCAGATGGTAGCCATGGCTGTTTTCTCGTTTTGCCGGAAGGATCTACCGGGAATAGTATCCGCTTCGGGAAAGACGGAAATATGTACGTGGCGGATTATACAGGGCATAATATCTTAAAAGTGGATATGAAATCTAAGAAGATCAGTGTATTCGCTCATGAGCCAAAGATGAATCAACCAAACGATATTGTATTTGCCTCCAATGGAAATATCTATGCGAGTGACCCGGATTGGCCGAATCAAAAAGGCCAACTTTGGTTGATTACCCCGGATGCGAAAGTCTCCTTATTGGAGACGAATATGGGAACGACTAATGGCATCGCTGTGAGTGAGGATGGTAAACGCTTGTACATTAATGAATCTGCTCAATTAAAAGTCTGGGTATATGATATATGCCCGGATGGTACTTTAAGGAATAAACGTCTATTTCATACTTTTGAGGGGTACGGTATGGATGGTATGAAGTGTGACGAGAAAGGAAATCTTTATATTTGCCGTTATGATAAGGGTACTATAGCTTTGTTAAATCCGCAAGGAGATTTAGTTGAAGAGATTCAATTGACAGGAAAGCAGCCGTCTAACTTAACATTTGGAGGACCTGATCATCGTCAATGTTATGTGACATTGCAGGATCGGGGTTGTTTTGAAACCTTTAAGGTTCCTTATCCGGGAAAAGAATGGTAA
- a CDS encoding TrkH family potassium uptake protein has product MLNVRFIVKMLGVMFILETFFMLAATVVAFLYRGSDVYPLLISSGILFGTGFLFYSMGFKANEHSAGRREGMLIVTLTWILFSLFGMLPFYIGGYIDNVTDAFFETMSGFTTTGSTILTNIEALPKGILFWRSLTQWQGGIGMVVFTVALMPIFGGGASQMFDAETPGITHERFRPRITQVAKRLWGVYVFLTLFLVGLLWAGPMNLYDAVNHAFTAISTGGYSTKNASIAYWNSSYIEYVITIFMFIGATNMTLVYFCFNGNVKKLIKDEEFRWFFFFVLGAIIVVMVWILYLGFASDVENAFRKAAFQVVTLVSTCGFATDDYIPWGPFFWFIALILMFICGCAGSTCGGLKMGRFVILTKNLSNEFKKQTHPHAVIPVRMNGHVVSGDIVHRVLAFVFAYITLIVVSCLALSLDGMGFSEAIGAAVSAISNVGPGLGTLGPVSNFADVPTVSKWFLSFLMLTGRLEIFTVLTILVPGFWKQ; this is encoded by the coding sequence ATGTTGAACGTACGTTTTATAGTGAAGATGCTAGGGGTGATGTTCATCCTTGAGACTTTTTTTATGCTGGCTGCTACCGTCGTAGCCTTCCTTTATCGGGGGAGTGATGTATATCCGCTTCTTATTTCAAGCGGAATCTTATTCGGGACCGGTTTTTTGTTCTACTCTATGGGCTTTAAGGCGAATGAACACTCGGCCGGCCGGCGGGAAGGAATGTTGATCGTGACATTGACATGGATTTTATTCTCTTTATTTGGAATGTTACCATTCTATATAGGAGGATATATAGATAATGTGACCGATGCCTTTTTCGAGACCATGTCCGGATTTACGACTACAGGCTCTACTATTTTAACGAATATAGAAGCGTTGCCTAAAGGTATCTTATTCTGGCGGAGTCTTACACAGTGGCAGGGAGGTATCGGTATGGTCGTATTCACCGTGGCTTTGATGCCTATTTTCGGGGGTGGTGCCTCGCAGATGTTTGATGCCGAAACGCCCGGTATAACCCATGAACGTTTTCGTCCTCGTATTACGCAAGTCGCTAAACGCCTGTGGGGGGTGTATGTTTTTCTGACACTTTTTTTAGTCGGCCTTTTATGGGCTGGTCCGATGAATTTGTATGATGCGGTAAATCATGCGTTCACGGCTATATCTACTGGTGGATATTCAACCAAAAACGCAAGTATCGCTTATTGGAATTCCTCTTATATAGAGTATGTAATAACTATTTTCATGTTTATCGGAGCTACCAATATGACATTGGTTTATTTCTGTTTTAATGGAAATGTGAAGAAATTGATTAAAGATGAGGAGTTTCGCTGGTTTTTCTTTTTTGTTTTAGGCGCTATTATCGTTGTCATGGTGTGGATCTTGTACCTTGGATTCGCCTCGGATGTAGAGAATGCGTTCCGTAAGGCGGCTTTCCAAGTGGTGACCTTGGTTTCTACCTGTGGATTCGCTACGGATGACTATATTCCTTGGGGACCGTTTTTCTGGTTTATCGCATTGATCTTGATGTTTATTTGTGGATGCGCCGGATCTACTTGCGGTGGCTTGAAGATGGGACGCTTCGTTATTTTAACGAAGAATCTCTCCAATGAATTTAAGAAACAGACACATCCCCATGCGGTGATTCCAGTACGAATGAACGGGCATGTCGTATCTGGTGATATCGTACATCGTGTGTTAGCTTTTGTGTTCGCTTATATTACGTTAATCGTGGTGAGCTGTTTGGCTTTATCTTTGGATGGGATGGGATTTTCGGAGGCGATTGGTGCCGCTGTTTCTGCTATAAGTAACGTAGGGCCCGGCTTGGGAACGCTTGGTCCGGTAAGTAATTTTGCGGATGTTCCCACGGTGTCGAAATGGTTTCTGTCTTTTTTGATGTTAACAGGGCGTCTGGAGATATTTACGGTATTAACGATATTAGTCCCCGGTTTTTGGAAACAGTAA
- the trkA gene encoding Trk system potassium transporter TrkA gives MKIVIAGAGEVGTHLAKMLSQENQDIILMDPNEERLNFSKSSMEILPMVGNPTSLRDLEEAGIKKADLFVSVTPEETTNVTACMLAHNLGAHRTLARINNYEYLLPKNKELFEKLGINSMIYPEMLAAKEIVTAVRRPWTRQYWELFGGALILIGVKVRDNSRLVNRVLAELLNEQKLYHIVAIKRKNETIIPRGTDRIESGDIVFFTTTRSHIEDVRLLAGKKDPEVKKVIIMGGSRIAIRACQYLPNNIRVKVIEANKEKSHRIAEVVPSNVLIINGDGRDTDLLMQEGIKDAQTFIALTENSSTNILACLAAKRLGVFKTIAKIENIDYIQLAESMDIGSVINKKLIAASHIYQFLLDADVSNVKCLTFANADVAELVARPDSKITKKQVKDLRLPKDMTLGGLIRDGEPMMIKGDTQIQAYDHVVVFCLDTAMRKLEDYFN, from the coding sequence ATGAAAATTGTCATAGCCGGTGCGGGAGAAGTAGGTACACATTTAGCGAAAATGTTATCTCAAGAGAATCAGGACATCATTTTGATGGATCCGAATGAGGAACGGCTGAATTTCTCAAAATCTAGCATGGAGATTCTCCCTATGGTCGGGAATCCGACCTCGCTTAGAGATTTGGAGGAGGCGGGGATCAAGAAAGCGGACTTGTTCGTAAGTGTTACTCCCGAGGAGACTACCAATGTAACGGCTTGTATGTTGGCTCATAATCTAGGAGCGCATCGTACGTTGGCCCGAATCAATAATTACGAATATTTATTGCCTAAAAATAAAGAGCTGTTCGAGAAACTGGGAATCAACTCGATGATTTACCCTGAGATGTTGGCGGCTAAGGAGATCGTGACAGCTGTACGCCGTCCGTGGACACGCCAATATTGGGAGCTGTTTGGTGGAGCTTTAATTCTGATAGGTGTTAAAGTTCGGGATAATTCCCGTTTGGTGAACCGGGTATTGGCCGAATTGCTAAATGAGCAGAAGCTATATCATATCGTCGCTATTAAGCGAAAGAACGAGACGATAATCCCCCGTGGTACGGACCGGATAGAGTCTGGTGACATCGTGTTCTTTACGACGACCCGATCTCATATAGAGGATGTGCGCTTACTGGCCGGGAAGAAAGATCCGGAAGTAAAGAAGGTTATTATTATGGGAGGAAGCCGTATCGCTATCCGTGCTTGCCAATATTTACCTAATAACATCCGGGTAAAAGTAATTGAGGCTAATAAAGAGAAAAGTCATCGAATCGCTGAGGTAGTGCCTAGTAATGTCTTGATTATAAACGGAGACGGCCGTGATACTGATTTGTTGATGCAAGAAGGCATCAAGGATGCGCAGACTTTTATAGCTTTGACGGAAAATTCCAGCACGAATATATTGGCATGTCTGGCCGCTAAGCGTTTAGGTGTGTTTAAGACAATCGCTAAGATTGAGAATATCGATTATATCCAATTGGCGGAAAGTATGGACATCGGTTCGGTTATCAACAAAAAGCTGATAGCGGCCAGCCATATCTATCAATTTCTTTTGGATGCGGATGTCTCTAACGTGAAATGTTTGACCTTTGCGAATGCGGATGTGGCGGAGTTGGTGGCTCGCCCGGATTCAAAGATTACCAAGAAACAAGTCAAGGATCTCCGTCTGCCGAAAGATATGACTCTCGGTGGGTTGATTCGTGACGGTGAACCTATGATGATCAAGGGTGATACTCAGATACAGGCATACGATCATGTTGTCGTATTCTGCTTGGATACGGCTATGCGTAAGCTGGAGGACTACTTTAACTAG
- the dxs gene encoding 1-deoxy-D-xylulose-5-phosphate synthase, whose product MAESKVEHLLDSIHFPEDLRHLSQDKLEQVCADLRQYIIDVLSENPGHLGASLGTVELTVALHYVFNTPYDRIVWDVGHQAYGHKILTGRKDIFHTLRKFKGISGFPNPAESEYDAFIAGHASNSISAAMGMSVASALKKELDRHVIAVIGDGAMTGGLAFEGLNNASANPNNLLIILNDNDMAIDHSVGGLSQYLVDITTSQAYNKMRYDVYRGLKKIKLINNDRRENILRFNNSLKALLTQQHNLFEGFSIRYFGPVDGHDVNYLVKVLNDIKDMQGPKLLHIKTKKGKGFKPAEESATEWHAPGKFNKETGQRIIVRKLDEPQLYQDVFGHTLVELAENDERIVGVTPAMPSGCSMTYMMKAFPDRAFDVGIAEGHSVTFSAGLAKEGMIPFCNVYSSFMQRAYDMVIHDVALQKLHMVICLDRAGLVGEDGATHHGVFDLAYLRPIPNLVIASPLNELDLRNLMYTGYAAFDGPFVIRYPRGKGEMKDWRNEMQVLPIGKGKKLRDGDDIAVLSIGPIGNEVIKAIEMVKEERVSIAHYDMIYLKPLDEELLHEIGQKYNRIITVENGVIKGGFGSAVLEFMADNGYTPHVKRIGVPDAFIEHGSIPELYQLCGMDAESIAKQLKKEN is encoded by the coding sequence ATGGCTGAAAGCAAAGTTGAACACCTATTGGATAGCATTCATTTTCCGGAAGACTTGAGACATTTGTCACAGGATAAGTTGGAGCAGGTATGTGCCGATTTGCGTCAATATATTATCGATGTTTTGTCTGAGAATCCCGGCCACCTAGGTGCAAGCCTTGGTACGGTAGAGCTGACAGTCGCCCTTCATTATGTATTCAATACCCCCTATGACCGTATTGTCTGGGATGTCGGGCATCAAGCTTACGGACATAAAATACTTACAGGAAGGAAAGATATTTTCCATACGCTCCGTAAGTTTAAAGGAATTAGTGGCTTCCCTAATCCTGCGGAAAGTGAGTATGACGCTTTTATCGCCGGACACGCCTCAAATTCAATCTCTGCGGCGATGGGTATGTCGGTAGCCTCGGCCTTGAAGAAGGAACTGGATCGCCATGTGATCGCCGTGATCGGGGATGGCGCTATGACCGGAGGACTCGCCTTCGAGGGGTTGAATAATGCGTCTGCCAACCCTAATAATTTGTTGATTATCCTGAATGATAACGATATGGCGATAGATCATAGCGTAGGTGGTCTTAGCCAGTATTTAGTGGATATAACGACGAGTCAAGCCTATAATAAAATGAGATACGATGTGTATCGAGGCTTAAAGAAGATCAAGCTCATCAATAACGATCGCAGGGAAAACATCTTACGTTTTAACAATAGCCTTAAAGCATTGCTTACCCAGCAACATAATTTATTTGAAGGCTTCAGCATCCGTTACTTTGGTCCGGTGGATGGGCATGATGTAAATTATCTGGTGAAGGTATTGAATGATATAAAAGATATGCAAGGCCCTAAGCTGTTGCACATCAAAACGAAAAAAGGAAAAGGCTTTAAACCTGCGGAAGAGTCCGCTACGGAATGGCATGCTCCCGGAAAGTTCAATAAGGAAACCGGCCAGCGTATTATCGTTCGTAAATTAGATGAGCCTCAATTATATCAAGACGTATTCGGTCATACATTGGTAGAGCTTGCGGAGAATGATGAACGTATTGTAGGCGTAACTCCGGCTATGCCTTCCGGTTGCTCGATGACTTATATGATGAAAGCCTTCCCGGATCGTGCGTTTGACGTGGGAATTGCGGAAGGACATTCCGTAACTTTCTCTGCTGGATTAGCTAAGGAGGGAATGATACCTTTCTGCAACGTGTATTCCTCGTTTATGCAGCGTGCGTATGATATGGTTATCCATGATGTAGCTTTGCAAAAACTACATATGGTGATCTGTCTGGATCGTGCGGGATTAGTGGGAGAGGATGGAGCTACACATCATGGCGTGTTTGATTTAGCATATCTTCGTCCGATACCGAATTTGGTAATCGCTTCCCCATTGAATGAGTTGGATTTACGGAATTTGATGTATACAGGCTATGCCGCTTTTGATGGCCCGTTCGTAATCCGTTACCCTAGAGGTAAGGGGGAGATGAAAGATTGGCGTAACGAGATGCAAGTATTGCCTATTGGAAAAGGAAAAAAGTTGCGTGACGGGGATGATATCGCCGTACTTTCTATCGGACCGATCGGAAACGAGGTGATCAAAGCCATCGAGATGGTGAAAGAAGAGAGGGTATCGATAGCCCATTACGATATGATCTACTTGAAACCGTTGGATGAGGAGCTGTTGCATGAGATCGGGCAGAAATATAACCGTATTATTACGGTAGAGAATGGAGTGATAAAAGGAGGTTTTGGTAGCGCTGTCCTTGAGTTTATGGCAGACAATGGCTATACGCCTCATGTAAAGCGTATCGGAGTGCCGGATGCGTTTATCGAGCATGGTTCTATACCGGAACTGTATCAATTATGTGGTATGGATGCCGAGAGTATCGCGAAACAGTTGAAAAAGGAGAATTGA
- a CDS encoding DUF3244 domain-containing protein, whose amino-acid sequence MRNAFKFAVLAVMLFLVQFSFADTIPTEGQWNEEDYYRSVNTNRPPVASIEGDILSLSFEDDLSNLTVCVMNDKGVKVYEDVVSSEAGGTYSFSLAGEANGQYQVVLLHRLGHLTGSFTLE is encoded by the coding sequence ATGAGAAATGCATTTAAATTTGCTGTTTTAGCAGTTATGTTGTTTTTAGTTCAGTTTTCTTTTGCGGATACTATCCCTACAGAAGGACAATGGAATGAGGAGGATTATTATCGTTCCGTTAACACAAACCGTCCTCCAGTTGCATCAATCGAAGGAGACATCCTTTCCTTGAGCTTTGAAGATGATTTATCAAACTTGACCGTATGTGTCATGAATGATAAAGGAGTGAAAGTCTATGAAGATGTTGTTTCTTCAGAGGCAGGTGGAACTTATTCTTTCTCTTTAGCGGGAGAAGCAAATGGCCAGTATCAGGTTGTGTTGTTACATCGATTGGGACACTTGACCGGTAGCTTTACCTTGGAATAA
- a CDS encoding tetratricopeptide repeat protein — protein MKNNLYVFFLFFITGLMSCSHHSGLYEHAEKIMSQHPDSVLTLLSTIQDVNDLSEKDRAMYYLLLTEAQNKTYIKPTSDSLITIAVEFFDKTEDWERKAKAWYYRGRINQDLGDALHAQDYYLKALQDESKVEDHALLGRIYNSIGMLYTYQNVYEKALPYQRKALDRFALMQDSVGISYVLRDIGRTFTALEKNDSAIAYYEQALLVCNNRNKPLVYGELASLYIDKGEYLKSYKYIQKVLSSPSKRILLDPTYLTLGKLFHKTNQIDSAYFYLRLCTNSPILKTRAGAFYYLAQLELEKKHWKYYAINQIQYEELRDSINLIKQTESIRKMESLYDYHQAESKFLKAKILLDKMKIRYLYMCLFGGICLICVVMGAICVYFSLKRKKMKLCEQRERLFALKKKRDEDQIRLEHNEKMIQCLEKQLEESSMAYTEKDKELMALQKLKLEAENQTLKCVKTEKQLLIEEFCMSDIYYRFHLKEEWRPKEEDWDELFKAIDNTYDNFTHRLMGVAPRLTMTELRVSCLIKANVPPVTIAMLIVTTPTNVSMIRKRLYDKIHSEKGSSEKFDKFIRDF, from the coding sequence ATGAAAAACAATCTATACGTCTTTTTTCTGTTCTTTATTACTGGACTAATGTCATGTAGCCATCACTCAGGTCTATATGAACATGCGGAAAAGATAATGTCCCAACATCCCGATAGCGTTTTAACATTGCTATCAACAATACAAGATGTAAATGATCTTTCAGAAAAGGATCGTGCTATGTACTACCTACTTTTGACAGAAGCTCAAAATAAGACTTATATCAAACCTACTTCAGATTCGTTAATTACAATAGCAGTTGAATTTTTTGATAAAACGGAAGATTGGGAAAGAAAAGCAAAAGCTTGGTATTATAGAGGGAGAATAAACCAAGACCTAGGTGATGCTCTTCATGCGCAGGATTATTATTTGAAAGCGTTACAGGATGAGAGTAAGGTAGAAGATCATGCGCTACTAGGACGAATATATAATAGCATAGGAATGTTATATACATATCAAAATGTGTATGAAAAGGCTCTTCCTTACCAAAGGAAGGCTTTAGATCGCTTTGCTTTAATGCAAGATTCTGTTGGTATATCGTATGTTTTGAGAGATATAGGGAGAACTTTTACTGCTTTAGAAAAGAATGATAGTGCAATAGCATATTATGAACAAGCTCTTCTTGTTTGTAATAATCGTAATAAGCCTTTGGTGTATGGAGAATTAGCCAGTTTGTATATAGATAAAGGAGAATATTTAAAAAGTTATAAATATATACAGAAAGTTTTGAGTTCTCCCTCAAAAAGAATTTTGTTGGATCCTACATATCTTACTTTAGGAAAACTTTTCCATAAAACAAATCAGATAGATTCTGCCTATTTTTATTTACGACTTTGTACAAATAGCCCTATTCTTAAAACACGTGCGGGTGCTTTTTACTATTTGGCGCAATTAGAATTAGAAAAAAAGCATTGGAAGTATTATGCTATCAATCAGATACAATATGAAGAATTGAGAGATTCTATTAATTTGATTAAGCAGACTGAGTCAATTCGTAAAATGGAGAGTTTATATGATTATCATCAAGCTGAATCAAAATTTTTGAAAGCGAAGATTTTGCTTGATAAAATGAAGATAAGATATTTATATATGTGTTTGTTTGGTGGAATTTGTCTGATTTGTGTTGTAATGGGGGCAATATGTGTATATTTTTCTCTGAAAAGAAAAAAGATGAAACTGTGTGAGCAACGAGAAAGACTATTTGCTCTAAAGAAGAAGAGAGACGAAGATCAAATACGTCTTGAGCATAATGAAAAGATGATCCAGTGCTTGGAAAAGCAACTGGAAGAGTCTTCCATGGCCTATACTGAAAAAGATAAAGAACTTATGGCTTTGCAAAAATTAAAATTAGAAGCTGAAAATCAGACTTTAAAATGCGTTAAAACGGAAAAGCAGCTTCTGATTGAGGAATTTTGTATGTCGGATATTTATTATAGATTCCACCTTAAAGAAGAATGGAGGCCTAAAGAAGAGGATTGGGATGAGTTGTTTAAGGCTATAGATAATACATATGACAATTTTACTCATCGTTTAATGGGTGTCGCTCCTAGATTAACGATGACAGAATTGCGGGTTAGCTGTTTAATTAAAGCAAATGTTCCTCCTGTTACTATTGCTATGTTGATTGTGACAACTCCAACTAATGTTTCAATGATAAGGAAACGATTATATGATAAAATTCACTCAGAGAAAGGTTCTTCTGAGAAGTTTGATAAGTTTATACGTGACTTTTAA
- a CDS encoding inositol monophosphatase family protein has protein sequence MELDLAYLCKEVREIARASATFLKEERRKFDRNLVEEKSAHNYVSYVDKESERQIIEALSTLLPEAGFIAEEGSGSLTDEEYCWVIDPLDGTSNYIHDIAPYCVSIALRNRKELLLGVVYEVCRDECFYAVKGGKAYLDGNEIHVSDVSVLDNAFIALGFPYNSDAYRPVAAHLVDRLYGFAGGTRLMGSAAAELCYVAAGRFDARIEAFLGPWDVAAGALILLQAGGKISDFNGGENWASGEQVVASNGKVHSLVLSLLP, from the coding sequence ATGGAATTAGATTTAGCCTATTTGTGTAAGGAGGTTCGAGAAATAGCTCGTGCTTCTGCGACATTCTTAAAAGAAGAACGCCGAAAGTTTGACCGGAACTTAGTAGAGGAAAAAAGTGCTCATAACTATGTATCTTATGTGGATAAAGAATCGGAACGACAGATCATAGAGGCTTTGTCTACTTTGCTACCCGAGGCTGGTTTTATCGCGGAGGAAGGCTCTGGAAGTTTGACCGATGAGGAATATTGTTGGGTAATTGATCCATTGGACGGTACTTCAAACTATATTCATGATATCGCGCCTTATTGCGTGAGTATCGCTTTAAGAAATCGGAAGGAGTTATTGTTAGGAGTAGTCTATGAGGTGTGTAGGGACGAGTGTTTTTATGCAGTGAAAGGTGGTAAGGCTTACTTGGATGGGAATGAGATACATGTATCGGATGTCTCAGTACTGGATAACGCTTTCATTGCGTTGGGTTTCCCTTATAACTCTGATGCTTATCGTCCGGTAGCCGCTCATTTGGTTGATAGGTTGTATGGTTTTGCGGGAGGTACCCGTTTGATGGGATCTGCCGCCGCTGAACTGTGTTATGTGGCAGCAGGACGTTTTGATGCCCGTATAGAGGCCTTTTTAGGCCCTTGGGACGTAGCTGCTGGTGCCTTGATTTTATTGCAGGCCGGAGGAAAAATATCAGATTTCAATGGAGGAGAGAACTGGGCTTCGGGTGAACAGGTAGTTGCCAGCAATGGCAAGGTTCACTCTCTTGTGTTGTCTTTGTTGCCCTAA
- a CDS encoding TonB-dependent receptor has protein sequence MKTIHYLSIIILSFSSQILLAQNDTLVGVLRDISDKIIKRYPVTLGSQNPITVKTNKHGVFTIPGANLNDTLFVTIKKTRNVVKVPVNGYNYITITLENSTFNAKRSFEPDEALKEIMERERNKIVSSSVMNKEEIQKTGCRDLYCLLRRMSGITFADGSVRIRASVSLNSPSDPLVVVDGIPMNLSVLNTIPVEDVSELKVLKDAGEYGVRGANGAIVIKTGK, from the coding sequence ATGAAAACAATACATTATCTTTCAATCATCATCTTATCATTCAGCAGTCAAATACTTTTGGCACAGAATGATACTTTAGTCGGTGTATTGCGTGACATCAGCGATAAAATAATCAAACGCTATCCGGTCACGCTAGGCAGTCAGAATCCGATCACCGTGAAAACGAACAAACATGGCGTATTCACCATCCCGGGGGCTAACCTGAATGATACCTTGTTCGTCACTATTAAGAAAACAAGAAATGTAGTCAAAGTCCCAGTCAACGGATACAATTATATAACCATTACTTTAGAGAATAGCACATTCAACGCAAAGCGTAGTTTTGAACCGGATGAGGCCCTGAAAGAAATTATGGAAAGGGAACGAAACAAAATAGTAAGCTCAAGCGTTATGAATAAAGAAGAGATACAGAAAACCGGATGCCGGGATCTCTATTGCCTACTACGAAGGATGAGTGGCATAACATTCGCCGATGGTTCCGTACGCATCCGTGCGAGTGTTTCCCTAAACAGTCCTAGTGACCCGCTAGTAGTGGTAGACGGTATACCGATGAACCTATCTGTTCTAAACACGATTCCCGTCGAAGATGTCTCGGAATTAAAAGTATTGAAAGACGCCGGTGAATACGGGGTAAGAGGCGCAAACGGAGCGATCGTCATAAAAACAGGCAAATAA